A genome region from Bombus pyrosoma isolate SC7728 linkage group LG14, ASM1482585v1, whole genome shotgun sequence includes the following:
- the LOC122574535 gene encoding TBC1 domain family member 31 produces the protein MYKRKWQNLRKLDSNSYELEPEAIKRIQCPSRVNFSHVAFDWTEEHFIASDTAGYLYYIDLMNNCPSYQKLGNVGRATFVAFNPINKLEILVGLATADIKILRINADVSQFCLLIAHKVPPVYVSFYKNYCLTSSHKEVIIWCLNSCNKAQQLRACPKNFIIKKTSFSNLGHIVVLYYNDTFQVWNFNQLENNVKINTKIFGIRNIKDFVFTQNGKAMIIVSTQNKIAILNTCNWNLMKTLNLPENFIGAKYLSLVPSLDSGAISIMACILSSSNLYFFDLNQFCVIDILQVTKPIKKIAVSSTGRYIAYIEKEGHLKLIISEKLFSKKCESLKKLAEPCRPLAHGIHDHLQCVRQNIKHELRLERLILILKEYGEYPGKYRVLIWSTILNLPANKCSYNALANKAASINFTSDILKNYPLASRSKHILLMTTVHCLIQWCPLLVQCSFLPNLVFPFLIIFQKDLLLGFELILTILLNYCQKWFEYHPLPPLNVLGIIENILLQADPSLLNVFCERGITSSEYAWPLLKTGMSEVLSGPEWLILWDNLISCKKPSLLLMSIVAYSICSREIIISSLQAQENIKRYFTKQGHIGAHELLKVAQQLDNNLPLRIHPSHYLRDEVITLPSKGPYPPFMLHDFPKFLTDEISVLELEKLKKKQRVMHQCNKKIIEIAEINRLEHEAKAFMNQINQTRLKEAHKCFKQQLFDANWEIRTAEQGPTETYKVSCECICDQFHDTLPLNVDTTSDKDIVCSKNGKTKRYFQLQEDVNKLEYEVQSFLSSLRSQKSRVVNS, from the exons atgtataagagAAAATGGCagaatttaagaaaactcGATAGTAATAGTTATGAACTTGAACCAGAAGCAATTAAAAGGATACAATGTCCATCAAGAGTTAATTTTTCGCATGTAGCATTTGATTGGACTGAAGAACATTTTATTGCAAGTGATACAGCaggatatttatattacatcgATCTAATGAATAATTGCCCTTCCTATCAAAAATTAGGAAACGTCGGACGGGCAACATTTGTGGCATTTAATCCCATaaataaacttgaaatattagtTGGTCTTGCTACAGCtgacataaaaatattgagaatAAATGCAGATGTTTCTCAATTTTGCTTGTTAATTGCTCATAAAGTACCCCCagtatatgtttctttttacaaaaattattgcttAACTTCTTCACATAAAGAAGTTATAATATGGTGTCTAAACTCCTGTAATAAAGCTCAACAGTTAAGAGCTTGtccaaaaaattttataataaaaaagacaagtttttcaaatttaggACACATTGTTGTACTCTATTACAATGATACTTTCCAAGTATGGAATTTCAATCAATTAGAAAACAATGTTAAAATCAATACAAAGATATTTggaatacgaaatataaaagattttgttTTTACACAAAATGGAAAAGCAATGATTATAGTTAGCactcaaaataaaattgccaTTCTGAATACATGTAACtggaatttaatgaaaactttaaatttgccagaaaattttattggagcgaaatatttatcactTGTACCATCTTTGGATAGTGGAGCAATTAGTATAATGGCATGTATTTTATCAAGCTCTAATCTTTACTTCTTTGATCTGAATCAGTTTTGTGTCATTGATATTCTACAAGTTACCAaaccaataaaaaaaattgcagtTTCTTCCACTGGCAGGTATATAGCATATATAGAAAAGGAGGGTCatctgaaattaataattagtgagaaattattttcaaaaaaatgtgAATCTTTGAAAAAGTTAGCGGAACCATGTAGACCACTTGCACATGGAATACATGATCACTTACAATGTGTTAGACAAAACATTAAACATGAATTACGCTTAGAAAGATTAAtacttattttaaaagaatatggAGAATATCCTGGAAAATATCGAGTATTAATATGGTCAACTATTCTAAATTTGCCAGCTAATAAATGTTCATATAATGCCTTGGCTAATAAAGCTGCtagtataaattttacttcagACATTTTAAAAAACTATCCATTAGCAAGTAGAAgtaaacatatattattaatgacTACTGTTCATTGCTTAATACAATGGTGTCCTTTATTAGTACAATGTTCATTTTTACCAAATTTAGTTTTCccatttcttattatatttcag aaagATCTACTACTTGGCTTTGAACTCATTTTAactatattattgaattattgtcAAAAGTGGTTTGAATATCATCCTTTACCACCATTAAATGTGTTAggtataatagaaaatattcttctacaAGCAGATCCGTCCTTGTTAAATGTTTTTTGTGAACGAGGTATAACATCTAGTGAATATGCGTGGCCTCTTTTAAAGACTGGTATGAGTGAAGTCTTATCTGGTCCTGAGTGGTTAATTTTATGGGATAATCTAATATCCTGTAAAAAACCTTCACTTCTATTGATGAGTATTGTTGCATACAGTATATGTTCCCGTGAAATTATCATTTCTTCATTACAAGcacaagaaaatattaaaagatattttactaAACAAGGTCATATTGGCGCACATGAATTACTAAAAGTTGCTCAACAGcttgataataatttaccaTTAAGAATACATCCTAGCCATTACCTCAG GGATGAAGTAATTACATTACCTTCCAAAGGGCCATATCCACCATTTATGTTACATGATTTTCCCAAATTCTTAACAGATGAAATCTCTGTTCTCGAATTAgaaaagttaaagaaaaaacaaagagTTATGCATcaatgcaataaaaaaattatagaaattgcaGAAATAAATAGACTGGAACATGAAGCAAAAGCTTTTATGAATCAAATCAATCAAACAAGATTAAAGG aGGCACacaaatgtttcaaacaaCAATTGTTTGATGCAAATTGGGAAATAAGAACAGCAGAACAAGGACCAACAGAAACATATAAAGTTAGTTGCGAATGTATT